A region from the Oceanidesulfovibrio marinus genome encodes:
- a CDS encoding Mor transcription activator family protein, with product MDAIQQEARHGAGLDPGGSEEMQEWSALDWDALPRGLREIKDLIGPGAALILAEEYGGGQLYVPCRIRESHPLVQLIGHEKVQRLSLAYGGDKLHVPKVDAIERQFRRRRILSLRQTGRSIASLAREFNLTCRRVRQICSA from the coding sequence ATGGACGCCATACAACAGGAAGCCAGGCATGGAGCCGGTTTGGACCCCGGCGGTTCGGAAGAAATGCAAGAGTGGTCGGCGCTGGATTGGGATGCGCTGCCCCGAGGATTGCGCGAGATCAAGGACCTCATCGGTCCGGGCGCGGCGCTCATACTCGCCGAAGAGTACGGCGGCGGTCAGCTCTACGTGCCCTGCCGCATTCGCGAGAGTCATCCGCTTGTCCAACTTATTGGACACGAGAAGGTGCAAAGGCTTTCCCTGGCCTATGGCGGGGACAAGCTGCACGTGCCCAAGGTGGACGCCATCGAGCGGCAGTTCCGGAGGCGCCGCATCCTTTCCCTGCGGCAGACCGGGCGCAGCATCGCGTCATTGGCGCGGGAGTTCAACCTGACATGCCGTCGGGTGCGGCAGATCTGCTCGGCATAG
- a CDS encoding PAS domain S-box protein, with product MTDDLRKQAIEVLSKQNPDGDSADTDKSLYEMRVHQIELELQNQELASRQEELIVLKEEYENLFEAAPGGYLVLDECGVILKANQTSSEMLRMPRGKLMHKPFVVYLAPQDHVSFFGAIKEAVLGSRDTVRRLRIPRKDGEIAYIRMQLRLLKREPRVELIASMTDVTDLAVAQLRLEEAEKRQRSIIQNAGLGIVVIDNRGYHIDVNETFCTLTGFTREELLDQGPPFPYWPRNILDSLRMDLSQLLAQGSAQLETTFQTKDGREFPASVTASSILNPGGAPRAFICIVQDITELKDANEKLVAAKEAAESADRAKSRFLANMSHEIRTPISGIMGMLQLTLSTRLDDEQANYLHTAMDSAKGLLTVINDILDFSKIEAGRMEMRREPVHLKQLVRSVTDAFANQAAMGRVGLSYTLGNTLPDCIEGDDGRLRQILNNLISNAVKFSEKGDVRVGLWDLGYGSGSGTRLLLTVEDSGCGIPDDALTRIFDSFTQADNSFSRKHQGSGLGLNIVRGLVRMMDGSLCLESESGKGTSIYVSLPVQIVQEKESCTEESKPAAPAQPVANGRIRILLAEDNLVNRTFASRLLGKLGHDVTAVANGYDALQALREQQFDCVFMDVQMPGLDGVEATRMIRDGEEGLPKDIAIVAMTAYAMKGDKECFIDRGMDFYLSKPLDMDELHSVLAKVRQGMESTGS from the coding sequence ATGACCGACGATCTACGCAAGCAAGCCATCGAAGTATTATCGAAGCAGAATCCGGACGGCGACTCGGCGGACACGGACAAATCTCTGTACGAGATGCGCGTCCACCAGATCGAGCTCGAGCTGCAGAACCAGGAGCTCGCCTCGCGCCAGGAAGAGCTGATCGTGCTGAAAGAAGAGTACGAGAATCTCTTCGAGGCAGCGCCCGGCGGCTATCTGGTGCTGGACGAATGCGGCGTCATCCTCAAGGCCAACCAGACCTCATCTGAGATGTTGCGCATGCCGCGCGGCAAGCTCATGCACAAGCCGTTCGTCGTCTACCTTGCCCCGCAGGACCACGTGAGCTTCTTCGGCGCGATCAAAGAGGCCGTGCTCGGCTCCCGCGACACGGTGCGCCGCCTGCGCATTCCCCGCAAGGACGGCGAGATAGCCTACATCCGGATGCAGCTCCGGCTGCTCAAGCGCGAGCCAAGGGTCGAGCTCATCGCCAGCATGACGGACGTGACCGACCTGGCCGTGGCGCAGCTCCGGCTGGAGGAAGCCGAGAAGCGCCAGCGCTCGATCATCCAGAACGCCGGACTGGGCATCGTGGTCATCGACAACCGCGGCTACCACATAGACGTGAACGAAACATTCTGCACCCTGACCGGCTTCACCCGCGAGGAGCTGCTGGACCAGGGCCCGCCGTTCCCCTACTGGCCGCGGAACATCCTCGATTCCCTGCGCATGGACCTCAGCCAGCTCCTCGCCCAGGGCAGCGCCCAGCTTGAGACCACGTTCCAGACCAAGGACGGCAGGGAGTTCCCGGCCTCCGTGACAGCCAGCTCCATCCTCAACCCGGGCGGTGCGCCCCGGGCGTTCATCTGCATCGTGCAGGACATCACCGAGCTGAAGGACGCAAACGAGAAGCTCGTGGCCGCCAAGGAGGCCGCAGAAAGCGCCGACCGCGCCAAGAGCCGGTTTCTGGCCAACATGAGCCATGAGATACGCACGCCTATCTCCGGCATCATGGGCATGCTCCAGCTCACCCTGAGCACCCGGCTGGACGACGAGCAGGCGAACTATCTGCATACGGCCATGGACTCGGCCAAGGGCCTGCTCACAGTCATCAACGACATTCTGGATTTCTCCAAGATCGAGGCCGGCAGGATGGAGATGCGCCGCGAGCCGGTGCATCTGAAGCAGCTGGTGCGCTCCGTGACGGACGCCTTTGCCAACCAGGCCGCCATGGGCCGCGTAGGGTTGAGCTACACCCTGGGCAACACGCTTCCCGATTGCATCGAAGGCGACGACGGCCGGCTGCGCCAGATCCTCAACAACCTCATCTCCAACGCCGTCAAGTTCTCGGAAAAAGGGGACGTGCGCGTGGGGCTGTGGGACCTGGGCTATGGCTCGGGCTCCGGAACCCGGCTGCTGCTCACGGTGGAGGACTCGGGCTGCGGCATCCCGGACGACGCCCTCACCCGAATATTCGATTCGTTCACCCAGGCGGACAACTCCTTCTCGCGCAAGCACCAGGGCTCCGGCCTCGGCCTGAACATCGTCCGCGGGCTGGTGCGCATGATGGACGGCAGCCTGTGCCTGGAAAGCGAGAGCGGCAAGGGCACGTCGATCTATGTTTCTCTGCCCGTACAGATCGTGCAGGAAAAGGAGAGCTGCACCGAGGAAAGCAAGCCTGCTGCGCCTGCGCAGCCCGTGGCCAACGGCCGCATCAGAATTCTCCTGGCCGAGGACAATCTGGTGAACCGCACCTTCGCCTCGCGGCTGCTGGGCAAGCTCGGCCACGACGTGACGGCCGTGGCCAACGGGTATGACGCGCTCCAGGCCCTGCGCGAGCAGCAGTTCGACTGTGTTTTCATGGACGTGCAGATGCCTGGGCTCGACGGCGTGGAAGCCACCCGCATGATCCGCGACGGCGAAGAGGGGCTGCCCAAAGACATCGCCATTGTCGCTATGACGGCCTACGCCATGAAAGGGGACAAGGAATGCTTCATCGACAGGGGCATGGACTTCTATCTGTCCAAGCCTCTGGACATGGACGAATTGCACTCCGTGCTGGCCAAGGTTCGCCAGGGCATGGAGAGCACCGGCTCCTGA
- a CDS encoding cell envelope integrity protein TolA — MSAKYRSGFEYFTEVFSKEYKVDKSILAGAAREVWENELTDEDRASWEEMARFSEQEESAKAAEKKAEPKAEEKKPEPKATEKKPEPKAEPKKEEPKPAEKKVEDKKPEPKVEAKKADDKKAEAKSDEKKEAPKAEAKKDDKKDVAKAEEDKAAEKKSESKAEEKKPESKAEPKKEEPKAEAKPDAKKDEPKPETKPDEKKAEDKKPEPKAEAKKSDEKKAEAKPEVIVDAKPEAIVEAKPDAKKEEPKAEAKKDEAKADEDKSAAKSKAEEKKEEPKAAEKKPAAEAAKEAPSSPGLPAFVKAEQPDFEAARTPFSTPAASEKPGAAESSDASKQPPMVVPPAKDPIGTAFESLLEQKQADPAPTPPSTPPSAPPNMDLDKLKQAIGKRVSSKEEELAAQFAPQQTEPEPQPGGYRDTLSSSGFFTSSGPIKSGLTISADKPRRTAAKEASVEHVTSEGHTAAESIPEIQDPSAVTLDAPSAAVMRRKLMEKADELADAVVSKALDGDVQALALCIERVLAPVDEARLHIDLPPLDTHENILQASESVVRAVSLGELDPNQAKTLHALIEAHWRILEGSELANRLSVLEQRGGVGKRQKITLGAFDKPF; from the coding sequence ATGAGCGCCAAGTATCGCAGTGGCTTTGAATACTTCACCGAAGTATTCAGCAAAGAATACAAGGTCGACAAAAGCATCCTTGCCGGTGCTGCACGCGAGGTCTGGGAAAACGAGCTCACCGATGAGGACCGCGCCTCATGGGAAGAGATGGCCCGTTTCTCCGAGCAGGAAGAGTCCGCCAAGGCCGCGGAGAAGAAAGCCGAGCCCAAGGCCGAGGAAAAAAAGCCGGAGCCCAAAGCTACTGAGAAAAAGCCGGAACCCAAGGCTGAGCCCAAGAAGGAAGAGCCAAAGCCGGCCGAGAAAAAGGTCGAGGACAAGAAGCCCGAGCCGAAAGTCGAGGCCAAAAAGGCTGACGACAAGAAAGCCGAGGCCAAGTCGGACGAGAAAAAGGAAGCCCCCAAGGCCGAAGCCAAGAAGGACGACAAGAAGGACGTAGCCAAGGCGGAAGAGGACAAGGCTGCAGAGAAGAAATCCGAGTCCAAAGCCGAAGAAAAGAAGCCGGAGTCCAAGGCTGAGCCCAAGAAGGAAGAGCCAAAGGCAGAAGCCAAACCGGACGCCAAAAAAGACGAGCCCAAGCCAGAGACTAAGCCGGACGAGAAAAAGGCAGAGGACAAGAAACCTGAGCCAAAGGCCGAGGCCAAGAAATCAGACGAAAAGAAAGCCGAAGCCAAGCCAGAGGTCATAGTCGACGCCAAGCCTGAGGCCATAGTCGAGGCCAAGCCGGACGCGAAAAAAGAAGAGCCCAAGGCCGAGGCCAAGAAGGACGAAGCCAAGGCGGACGAGGACAAGTCCGCCGCCAAATCCAAGGCCGAGGAAAAGAAGGAAGAGCCCAAGGCCGCGGAGAAAAAGCCTGCGGCAGAAGCGGCCAAGGAAGCGCCATCCAGCCCAGGCTTGCCCGCATTTGTCAAGGCCGAGCAGCCCGATTTCGAGGCCGCCAGAACGCCCTTCTCCACTCCGGCCGCTTCCGAGAAGCCCGGCGCGGCCGAATCTTCCGACGCATCCAAACAGCCGCCCATGGTGGTTCCACCTGCCAAGGATCCGATCGGGACGGCTTTTGAGTCGCTTCTCGAACAGAAACAGGCCGATCCGGCTCCCACTCCGCCGTCCACACCGCCTTCCGCGCCGCCCAACATGGATCTCGACAAGCTTAAGCAGGCCATCGGCAAGCGCGTCTCCTCCAAGGAGGAAGAGCTCGCGGCCCAGTTCGCGCCGCAGCAGACAGAGCCGGAGCCGCAGCCGGGCGGCTACCGCGACACCCTTTCCAGCTCCGGATTCTTCACCTCGTCCGGGCCCATCAAATCGGGACTCACCATTTCCGCCGACAAGCCGCGTCGTACAGCAGCCAAGGAGGCTTCCGTGGAGCATGTGACGAGCGAAGGGCACACTGCCGCCGAGAGCATCCCAGAAATCCAGGACCCCAGCGCCGTCACCCTGGACGCGCCTTCCGCCGCCGTCATGCGCCGCAAGCTCATGGAAAAGGCCGACGAGCTCGCCGACGCCGTGGTCTCCAAGGCGCTGGACGGCGATGTCCAGGCCCTGGCCCTGTGCATCGAGCGCGTTCTGGCCCCGGTGGACGAGGCGCGGCTGCACATCGATCTGCCGCCGCTGGACACCCACGAGAACATTCTGCAGGCGAGCGAGTCCGTGGTCCGCGCCGTGTCCCTGGGCGAGCTGGACCCGAACCAGGCCAAGACCCTGCATGCGCTCATCGAGGCGCACTGGCGCATCCTCGAAGGCAGCGAGCTGGCCAACCGCCTCTCCGTGCTGGAGCAGCGCGGCGGCGTGGGCAAACGCCAGAAGATAACCCTTGGCGCCTTTGACAAGCCTTTCTAG
- a CDS encoding chemotaxis protein CheB encodes MGSNDPGSSEDIQQDGQQAGKESKTGSSFYIVGIGASAGGLEALESFFDNMPLSTDYAFVVVQHLSPDYKSLMPELLHRHTEFKILQAEDGMQVKPGHIYLNMPKKNLIIFNGTLFFAPQEEGLNLPIDIFLRSLAEDQGEKAVGVILSGTGTDGTRGIRAIKEAGGMVMVQDEESAQFDGMPRSAVGTGIVDYVLSPERMPLELQNYTHGRYTLAFRDKQQVLDSDDAVAKILGMIRTTTSIDFSFYKPNTILRRIERRMGINQIETAEEYIRFLEESPNEVQTLFREILIGVTKFFREPDAFEVLKQKILPVIFQDRKRGDPVRVWAAGCSTGEEAYSLAIILEEYCEENGVHCDIKIFATDIDKNALDFASYGIYPESIVADISMERLARYFHKKGESYQVKPQIREKVIFAFHNILKDPPFARTDLISCRNLLIYLQTPMQKRVLSNFKFSLKSHGFLFLGSSETVGDASSAFSSVDVKWRLLQYQGSRERLDTVETIATASDALRRMELQRPSLGMPEPRASKLGESVLEDVISACMPPAALVDEERSVLHIFGDVSHVLHLPRGRMNTDITQMAVKDLSIPLATGLQRAMKNFAKVEYRNVVIRDKDGKEESSLDLSIRPVGEGGEHPRFIVIFRTRGPEEAVDDGEVVDYNVQEHVQKRIEDLEQELQTTKENLQATVEEVETSNEELQATNEELLAANEELQSTNEELQSVNEELLTVNAEYQKKIGELTELNDDMDNLMASTDIGTLFIDVDLCVRKFTQPSAKVFHLIKSDLGRPIAHISNEFANYDSFQKDVEEVLRRSKAKEVEATVRDGLWYLVRILPYRTGGKVVTGVVVTLIDITEQHEAKGQIINHNEELTKLLETSPAATIMVTAEGDIRFVNSEAEQMIGLEHSELTGMSFFDAGLRMTDVEGKPLPDEENPFAIIRKNGQPLLQDTVALHPDGSIVEVDVSGKPILGPKGEFDGAVFKFERLTHK; translated from the coding sequence ATGGGATCAAACGATCCAGGCAGCAGCGAGGACATTCAGCAGGATGGCCAGCAGGCCGGGAAAGAGAGCAAGACCGGCTCCTCGTTCTATATTGTCGGCATAGGCGCATCGGCGGGCGGGCTTGAGGCTCTGGAGAGCTTCTTCGACAACATGCCCCTGAGCACGGACTATGCGTTCGTGGTCGTGCAGCACCTTTCGCCGGACTATAAAAGCCTCATGCCGGAGCTGTTGCACCGGCATACGGAGTTCAAAATCCTGCAGGCCGAGGACGGCATGCAGGTGAAGCCCGGGCATATCTATCTGAATATGCCCAAGAAAAACCTCATCATCTTCAATGGAACGCTCTTCTTTGCTCCTCAGGAAGAGGGACTGAACCTGCCCATTGATATCTTCTTGCGATCGTTGGCCGAGGACCAAGGCGAGAAGGCCGTGGGCGTCATTCTCTCCGGCACGGGTACGGACGGAACCCGCGGCATCCGGGCCATCAAGGAAGCCGGCGGCATGGTCATGGTCCAGGACGAGGAGAGCGCGCAGTTCGACGGCATGCCGCGGTCCGCAGTGGGCACCGGCATTGTGGACTATGTGCTTTCTCCGGAGCGCATGCCCCTGGAGCTGCAGAACTACACCCACGGGCGCTACACTCTGGCGTTTCGCGACAAGCAGCAGGTCCTGGACTCCGACGACGCCGTGGCCAAGATCCTGGGCATGATCCGGACAACGACGAGCATCGACTTCTCTTTCTACAAGCCAAACACCATCCTCCGCCGCATCGAGCGCCGCATGGGCATCAACCAGATCGAGACGGCCGAGGAGTATATCCGGTTCCTGGAGGAATCGCCCAACGAGGTGCAGACCTTGTTCCGGGAGATTCTCATCGGCGTGACCAAATTCTTCCGCGAGCCAGACGCGTTCGAAGTGCTCAAGCAGAAGATCCTGCCGGTGATTTTTCAGGACAGGAAGCGGGGCGATCCGGTCCGCGTGTGGGCGGCCGGCTGCTCCACAGGGGAGGAGGCGTACAGTCTGGCCATCATCCTGGAAGAGTACTGCGAAGAAAATGGCGTGCACTGCGATATCAAGATATTCGCGACGGATATCGACAAGAATGCGTTGGACTTCGCTTCCTACGGCATCTATCCGGAATCCATTGTCGCCGACATATCCATGGAGCGCCTTGCCAGGTACTTTCACAAAAAGGGCGAGAGCTATCAGGTAAAACCGCAGATCCGCGAGAAGGTTATCTTCGCCTTTCACAATATTCTGAAAGATCCGCCGTTTGCGCGCACTGACCTCATAAGCTGCCGCAACCTTCTGATCTATCTGCAGACGCCGATGCAGAAGCGGGTGCTCAGCAACTTCAAGTTCTCGCTCAAGTCGCACGGCTTTCTGTTCCTCGGCTCCAGCGAGACCGTGGGCGATGCGTCCAGCGCCTTCAGCTCTGTGGACGTGAAGTGGCGGCTGCTGCAATACCAGGGCAGCCGGGAGCGCCTGGACACTGTGGAGACGATAGCCACAGCGAGCGATGCCCTGCGGCGGATGGAGCTGCAGCGCCCATCCCTCGGCATGCCGGAGCCCAGGGCGAGCAAGCTCGGGGAGTCCGTGCTCGAGGATGTCATCTCGGCCTGCATGCCGCCGGCAGCTCTGGTGGACGAGGAGCGGAGCGTCCTGCACATCTTCGGCGACGTCAGCCACGTGCTGCACCTGCCCCGGGGACGGATGAACACGGACATCACCCAGATGGCCGTGAAGGATCTGTCCATCCCTCTGGCCACCGGGCTCCAGCGCGCCATGAAGAACTTCGCGAAGGTGGAGTACCGGAACGTCGTCATCCGCGACAAGGACGGGAAGGAGGAGAGCAGCCTGGACCTGTCCATCCGCCCGGTGGGAGAGGGTGGCGAGCATCCGCGGTTCATCGTGATATTCAGGACGCGCGGACCGGAAGAGGCCGTGGATGACGGCGAGGTCGTGGACTACAACGTGCAGGAGCATGTGCAGAAACGCATCGAGGACCTGGAGCAGGAGCTGCAGACGACGAAAGAGAACCTGCAGGCCACGGTGGAGGAGGTGGAAACCTCCAACGAAGAGCTGCAGGCGACCAACGAGGAGCTCCTGGCCGCCAATGAGGAGCTGCAGTCCACCAACGAGGAGCTGCAATCGGTCAACGAGGAGCTTCTTACCGTCAACGCCGAGTATCAGAAGAAAATTGGGGAGCTCACGGAGCTCAACGACGACATGGACAACCTCATGGCGTCCACGGACATCGGCACGCTGTTTATCGACGTGGATCTGTGCGTGCGCAAGTTCACCCAGCCCTCGGCCAAGGTGTTCCACCTCATCAAGTCCGATCTGGGCCGGCCCATAGCCCACATCTCCAACGAGTTCGCCAACTACGATTCGTTCCAGAAGGATGTGGAGGAAGTGCTGCGCAGATCCAAGGCCAAGGAGGTGGAAGCGACGGTCAGGGACGGTCTGTGGTATCTGGTGCGAATTCTGCCTTACCGCACCGGCGGCAAGGTGGTCACTGGCGTCGTCGTCACCCTGATCGACATCACGGAGCAGCACGAGGCCAAAGGGCAGATTATCAACCACAATGAAGAGCTGACCAAGCTCTTGGAGACATCGCCGGCCGCGACCATCATGGTGACTGCGGAAGGCGACATCCGCTTCGTGAACAGCGAAGCCGAGCAGATGATCGGCCTGGAACACTCGGAGCTGACCGGCATGAGCTTCTTCGACGCCGGGCTCAGGATGACGGACGTCGAAGGAAAGCCTCTGCCGGACGAGGAGAACCCCTTCGCCATCATCCGCAAGAACGGGCAGCCCCTCTTGCAGGACACCGTGGCCCTGCATCCGGACGGATCAATCGTGGAGGTCGATGTCTCGGGCAAGCCCATTCTGGGGCCCAAGGGCGAATTCGACGGCGCCGTGTTCAAGTTCGAGAGGCTGACGCACAAATAA
- a CDS encoding alpha/beta fold hydrolase: MLFAAVGLALVLAGCGARWERSLSDARRFAADRGFTQVRFDAGDYLITGFHSQGRGDDLVVYIQGDGRPYLSRSTVSPNPTPDFPVALALAVQDPAPNVLYLGRPCQFTGPEQPDSWRECAPVDWTLGRYGPQMISAMSRALDQALRRFGARRLHLVGHSGGGAMAALLAASQNDVASLITVAADLDHQAWTRHHGVTPLADSLNPVDAAPALRAIPQIHFCGEQDAIVPPATTVAFFHALGNAPCLQIVNVSGMGHGRDWIGPWRTLLGHRSALACFPDPARIRIFPE; the protein is encoded by the coding sequence GTGCTTTTCGCCGCAGTCGGCTTAGCCCTGGTGCTGGCCGGCTGTGGCGCACGCTGGGAACGCAGCCTGTCGGATGCGCGGCGTTTCGCCGCAGACCGCGGTTTTACACAGGTCCGGTTCGACGCCGGCGACTACCTGATCACCGGATTCCACAGCCAGGGCCGCGGGGACGACCTCGTGGTCTACATCCAGGGCGACGGCCGCCCCTACCTCTCCCGCTCCACGGTTTCACCCAACCCCACGCCGGACTTTCCCGTAGCCCTTGCCCTGGCCGTGCAGGACCCGGCTCCCAACGTCCTCTACCTCGGCCGGCCGTGCCAGTTCACCGGGCCGGAGCAGCCGGACTCGTGGCGCGAATGCGCGCCCGTGGACTGGACCCTGGGCCGCTACGGCCCGCAGATGATCTCCGCCATGAGCAGAGCTCTGGACCAGGCGCTCCGGCGATTCGGCGCCCGCCGGCTGCATCTGGTGGGGCATTCCGGCGGCGGCGCCATGGCCGCCCTGCTGGCGGCTTCGCAGAACGACGTCGCCTCGCTCATCACCGTGGCCGCCGACCTGGACCACCAGGCCTGGACGCGCCACCACGGTGTTACGCCGCTGGCAGACTCCCTGAATCCCGTGGACGCGGCCCCTGCGTTGCGCGCCATCCCCCAGATCCACTTCTGCGGCGAACAGGATGCGATTGTACCGCCCGCCACCACGGTGGCGTTCTTTCACGCGCTCGGAAATGCGCCGTGTCTGCAGATAGTGAATGTGTCGGGCATGGGCCACGGCCGCGACTGGATCGGCCCCTGGCGGACCCTGCTGGGCCATCGCAGCGCCCTGGCCTGCTTTCCGGACCCCGCAAGAATCCGCATTTTTCCTGAATGA
- a CDS encoding phage terminase large subunit has translation MTASGASFDGPEDIPGVEGLLSGGPGRRVRYHALPHQLRCLRSDKRYIFLGGGVGCGKTDAGSLWTLTKVSRTPRGVLGLIAANSYSQLLDSTVRNFYRNLKKWGVAFTPEELPKTRGPFNIAINVGSHTVEILCRSLENYAMLAGIEFGWAWVDECFLARREAMDVLMARLRDGRMTNQMLLTTTLDEPGSWLHEMFVERCEPALMDVFYARTHDNHHLPPEYVDGLRALYDEKLFARMVEARWVSLAGGAIYYNFDRQIHLTEAATFDPALPILWSHDFNIGQGKPMSSVLAHLRKGPDGPRLAVFDEIVLDTADTNDAVREFMARPWLKESRAGVIVYGDASGRARDTRSKKTDYLILSQAGFSRQKVPRSNPPIRQRHNTVNALLRDAAGRVRLDIHPRCSVLAKGLETARFVSGSGYLEDDSLREQHVTTALGYLCCREFGV, from the coding sequence ATGACGGCTAGCGGGGCGTCGTTCGACGGGCCGGAGGACATCCCCGGGGTAGAGGGGCTGCTGAGCGGCGGTCCGGGGCGCCGGGTGCGCTACCACGCTCTGCCACACCAGCTCCGGTGTCTGCGCTCGGACAAACGCTATATCTTCCTGGGCGGGGGCGTGGGCTGCGGCAAGACGGACGCCGGTTCGCTGTGGACGCTGACCAAGGTGAGCCGAACCCCGCGCGGCGTGCTGGGCCTGATCGCGGCGAACTCCTACAGCCAGCTGCTCGACTCCACGGTGCGCAACTTCTACCGCAACCTCAAGAAGTGGGGCGTGGCCTTCACGCCGGAGGAGCTGCCCAAGACGCGCGGGCCATTCAACATCGCGATCAACGTGGGCTCGCACACGGTGGAGATCCTCTGCCGGTCGCTGGAGAACTACGCCATGCTCGCGGGCATCGAGTTTGGCTGGGCCTGGGTGGACGAGTGCTTCCTGGCGCGGCGCGAGGCCATGGACGTGCTCATGGCGCGGCTTCGCGACGGCCGCATGACCAACCAGATGCTGCTGACCACGACCCTGGACGAGCCGGGAAGTTGGCTGCACGAGATGTTCGTGGAGCGCTGCGAACCCGCGCTGATGGACGTGTTCTACGCGCGAACGCACGACAACCACCACCTGCCGCCAGAGTACGTGGACGGGCTGCGCGCCCTGTACGACGAGAAGCTTTTCGCGCGGATGGTGGAGGCCAGGTGGGTGAGCCTTGCCGGCGGAGCCATCTACTACAACTTCGACCGCCAGATCCATCTGACCGAGGCGGCCACGTTCGACCCGGCCCTGCCCATCCTCTGGTCGCACGACTTCAACATTGGCCAGGGCAAGCCCATGTCCTCGGTGCTGGCGCATCTGCGCAAGGGGCCGGACGGGCCGCGGCTGGCCGTGTTCGACGAGATCGTGCTGGACACGGCCGACACCAACGATGCGGTGCGCGAGTTTATGGCCAGGCCATGGCTCAAAGAGAGTCGCGCCGGAGTCATCGTATATGGCGACGCATCCGGACGCGCGCGGGACACGCGGTCCAAGAAGACGGACTACCTCATCCTTTCCCAGGCCGGGTTCTCGCGGCAGAAGGTGCCCCGGAGCAACCCGCCCATCCGGCAGCGGCACAACACGGTGAATGCACTGCTGCGCGACGCCGCCGGCCGTGTGCGTCTGGACATCCATCCGCGCTGCAGCGTGCTGGCCAAGGGGCTGGAGACCGCGCGGTTCGTTTCCGGCTCCGGCTATCTGGAGGACGACTCCCTGCGCGAGCAGCACGTGACCACCGCGCTGGGCTACCTCTGCTGCCGAGAGTTCGGGGTCTGA